The Petropleomorpha daqingensis genome includes a window with the following:
- a CDS encoding transglycosylase domain-containing protein translates to MDRPKAVSTLLKLLSTIVVAGVLLAGLLFPWIGGPALGAQRSTGLLGAPPVELTDEPPAPNSVMLAANGEVMTQFYEQNRAPVAGDQIAQVMKQAMVAIEDARFYEHHGLDVQGTVRALLTNIVNGGVEEGGSTLTQQLVKQTLLQTATTPEERDAAVEQTVGRKLREAQLALALEDKYSKDEILTRYLNIVYFGQNAYGIQPAARAFFGIDATALTLPQAALLAGLVQSPTHFDPFTEPDKATARRNEVLSRMADQHYITQHQATETAATPLGLNPAPPPPRGCVQATVGAYVCDTVQKYLIQTLGISQQDLEHNGYTIQTTLDADLQRSGDAAVLATLPLGNSLAGMFSAVEPKTGHLLALSVNRVFGYDRNDPTQESFNLFEASSKGSGSTYKVFTAAAALARGFGSHYTLTTGDPYTSRVYKDGGKPYTVSNAGHYAATLDMTTALYQSSNTYFVGLEDALGSVADPVHMAEKMGLFQFSDPALPQQIIDDNRGSFTLGAEATSPLGLASAYATVFGSGTQCDVVPVTRLIDRNGKDVLGDDGQPLVHDRCTPEAIAPGIANTLTQMLRKDVEPGNPGQTARRAYVPGHQIAGKTGTSQENFSAAFVGSTPEITASVMVLNPRERQNVGGFGGNKPATIWHDAMAPILDARGSGVFPPEDPVVANGNTKPLPRCTSVSACKAALTSAGFQYATARVDSDKKEGELVGLSPSNRAVPGQVVTIRISNGKNYVEPPPEQTPPPQQQPPPPQQQPPPTSNGSTPGGNGGNGNGNGNPPGGVVPGFPGFPGGGRPGNG, encoded by the coding sequence ATGGATCGGCCCAAGGCGGTCAGCACGCTGCTCAAGCTGCTGTCGACGATCGTCGTCGCCGGAGTCCTCCTGGCCGGTCTGCTCTTCCCCTGGATCGGCGGCCCCGCGCTGGGCGCCCAGAGGTCCACCGGCCTGCTCGGCGCGCCCCCCGTCGAGCTGACCGACGAGCCGCCGGCGCCCAACTCGGTCATGCTCGCCGCGAACGGCGAGGTCATGACGCAGTTCTACGAGCAGAACCGCGCACCGGTCGCCGGCGACCAGATCGCCCAGGTCATGAAGCAGGCCATGGTGGCGATCGAGGACGCCCGCTTCTACGAGCACCACGGCCTCGACGTCCAGGGCACCGTGCGCGCCCTGCTGACCAACATCGTCAACGGCGGCGTGGAGGAGGGTGGGTCGACGCTCACCCAGCAGCTGGTCAAGCAGACCCTGCTGCAGACGGCCACGACCCCCGAGGAGCGCGACGCCGCCGTCGAGCAGACGGTCGGCCGCAAGCTCCGCGAGGCGCAGCTGGCGCTCGCGCTGGAGGACAAGTACAGCAAGGACGAGATCCTCACCCGCTACCTGAACATCGTGTACTTCGGGCAGAACGCCTACGGCATCCAGCCCGCAGCACGCGCGTTCTTCGGCATCGACGCCACGGCGCTCACCCTCCCGCAGGCCGCCCTGCTGGCCGGCCTCGTGCAGAGCCCGACCCACTTCGACCCGTTCACCGAGCCCGACAAGGCCACGGCGCGGCGCAACGAGGTCCTCTCGCGGATGGCCGACCAGCACTACATCACCCAGCACCAGGCCACCGAGACGGCGGCGACGCCGCTGGGCCTGAACCCCGCGCCGCCCCCGCCCCGCGGCTGCGTGCAGGCCACCGTCGGCGCGTACGTCTGCGACACCGTGCAGAAGTACCTGATCCAGACGCTCGGGATCAGCCAGCAGGACCTCGAGCACAACGGCTACACGATCCAGACGACGCTGGATGCGGACCTGCAGCGCTCGGGCGATGCCGCCGTCCTGGCGACCCTGCCGCTGGGCAACTCGCTGGCCGGCATGTTCTCGGCCGTGGAACCCAAGACCGGGCACCTGCTCGCGCTCAGCGTCAACCGGGTCTTCGGCTACGACCGGAACGACCCGACGCAGGAGTCGTTCAACCTCTTCGAGGCCTCCAGCAAGGGCTCGGGCTCCACCTACAAGGTGTTCACCGCCGCCGCCGCCCTCGCCCGCGGGTTCGGCAGCCACTACACGCTGACGACCGGCGATCCGTACACCTCGCGCGTCTACAAGGACGGCGGCAAGCCCTACACGGTGAGCAACGCCGGGCACTACGCCGCCACGCTGGACATGACGACGGCGCTCTACCAGTCGTCGAACACCTACTTCGTCGGCCTGGAGGACGCGCTCGGCAGCGTCGCCGACCCGGTGCACATGGCCGAGAAGATGGGCCTGTTCCAGTTCAGCGACCCCGCCCTGCCGCAGCAGATCATCGACGACAACCGCGGCTCGTTCACCCTCGGCGCGGAGGCCACCAGCCCGCTGGGCCTCGCCTCCGCGTACGCCACCGTGTTCGGCAGCGGCACCCAGTGCGACGTCGTCCCGGTGACCCGGCTGATCGACCGCAACGGCAAGGACGTCCTCGGGGACGACGGCCAGCCGCTCGTGCACGACAGGTGCACGCCGGAGGCGATCGCACCCGGGATCGCGAACACGCTGACCCAGATGCTGCGCAAGGACGTCGAGCCGGGCAATCCCGGTCAGACCGCGCGCCGGGCGTACGTGCCGGGTCACCAGATCGCCGGCAAGACCGGTACCTCGCAGGAGAACTTCTCGGCCGCGTTCGTGGGCTCCACGCCGGAGATCACGGCCAGCGTGATGGTGCTCAACCCCCGGGAGAGGCAGAACGTCGGTGGCTTCGGCGGTAACAAACCCGCCACCATCTGGCACGACGCGATGGCGCCGATCCTCGACGCCCGGGGCAGCGGCGTGTTCCCGCCCGAGGACCCGGTCGTGGCCAACGGCAACACCAAGCCGCTGCCGCGGTGCACGAGCGTGAGCGCCTGCAAGGCGGCGCTGACCAGCGCCGGGTTCCAGTACGCCACGGCCAGGGTCGACAGCGACAAGAAGGAGGGCGAGCTCGTCGGCCTCAGCCCGAGCAACCGCGCCGTCCCCGGGCAGGTCGTGACCATCCGGATCAGCAACGGCAAGAACTACGTCGAGCCGCCGCCGGAGCAGACCCCGCCACCCCAGCAGCAGCCGCCGCCACCCCAGCAGCAGCCGCCCCCCACCTCCAACGGCAGCACCCCCGGCGGGAACGGGGGCAACGGGAACGGCAACGGGAACCCACCGGGCGGCGTCGTCCCGGGTTTCCCCGGTTTCCCGGGTGGCGGCCGTCCCGGCAACGGCTGA
- a CDS encoding HelD family protein, which translates to MSVEADPVLTAERAHLARAADCLTEMRAAAHAVTDAGVDAWASERLGAARAERLRHLAADPGVPPFFGRTDSGAETFHIGRRHVRDAGGDPVVIDWRAPMSRPFYQASAADPQGLVRRRRFGFAGGELTSYEDELLGEGDQQAASLQGPAASSRAVGGSEVLSLLLEEIERPRSGPMRDIVATIQPDQDEIVRAPLTESICVQGAPGTGKTAVGLHRAAYLLYTHGGQLARTGVLVVGPNRAFLRYIEQVLPTLGEVDVEQTTVRDLTARVPVRATDPAELAVLKGDARMAEVLRRALWGGLVKPTDSIQVPLAGRKYRIPVERLKRYVDDLRRRGQLTDDLQTLHYAAGRERLAQSLAEDARRQKELAGGSPTDAETRRAARSPEVRAFCDEVWPAWDADALVFALFTEPGRLARAARGLLDDDEQAALHRPARSVRAFPWTEADAVLVDEAAGLLERTPGYGHVVVDEAQDLSPMQCRAIARRLAAGSLTVLGDLAQATSPWSSGTWARTLDGLGRPDTVVRPLTQGYRVPGEVLDFANRLLPAIAPDLPPATALRHEPGSLTVRPVGTLAGPLQEVVGELVAGEGSIGVVAADGEADEVVRLLGDAGLPAALLRDDGEAAARVAVVPATLVKGLEFDAVVVVDPAAIVAAEPRGLHRLYVVLTRAVSTLVVLHRDDLPAELAA; encoded by the coding sequence GTGTCCGTCGAGGCTGATCCCGTCCTCACCGCCGAGCGCGCGCACCTGGCACGCGCGGCCGACTGCCTGACCGAGATGCGTGCCGCCGCGCACGCCGTCACCGATGCCGGCGTCGACGCCTGGGCATCCGAGCGCCTCGGCGCCGCCCGGGCCGAACGGCTGCGGCACCTCGCCGCCGATCCCGGCGTCCCCCCGTTCTTCGGGCGCACCGACAGCGGCGCCGAGACCTTCCACATCGGCCGCCGGCACGTGCGCGACGCCGGCGGCGACCCCGTCGTCATCGACTGGCGGGCCCCGATGAGCCGGCCGTTCTACCAGGCCAGCGCCGCCGATCCCCAGGGCCTGGTCCGCCGGCGGCGGTTCGGCTTCGCCGGCGGCGAGCTGACCAGCTACGAGGACGAGCTGCTCGGCGAGGGCGACCAGCAGGCGGCCTCGCTGCAGGGGCCCGCCGCGAGCTCGCGAGCGGTGGGGGGCAGCGAGGTCCTTTCGCTCCTGCTCGAGGAGATCGAGCGCCCCCGCAGCGGCCCGATGCGCGACATCGTCGCCACCATCCAGCCCGACCAGGACGAAATCGTCCGCGCGCCGCTCACCGAGTCGATCTGCGTGCAGGGCGCCCCCGGCACCGGCAAGACCGCTGTCGGCCTGCACCGCGCCGCTTACCTGCTCTACACGCACGGCGGCCAGCTGGCCCGCACCGGCGTCCTGGTGGTCGGGCCCAACCGCGCGTTCCTGCGCTACATCGAGCAGGTGCTGCCCACCCTCGGCGAGGTCGACGTCGAGCAGACGACGGTGCGCGACCTGACCGCCCGGGTGCCGGTCCGCGCCACCGATCCCGCGGAGCTCGCCGTCCTCAAGGGCGACGCCCGCATGGCCGAGGTGCTGCGCCGGGCGCTGTGGGGCGGCCTGGTCAAGCCGACGGACTCCATCCAGGTGCCGCTCGCCGGGCGCAAGTACCGCATCCCGGTCGAGCGGCTCAAGCGTTACGTCGACGACCTGCGCCGCCGCGGGCAGCTGACCGACGACCTGCAGACCCTGCACTACGCCGCGGGCCGCGAGCGGCTGGCGCAGAGCCTCGCCGAGGACGCCCGCCGGCAGAAGGAGCTGGCCGGCGGCAGCCCCACCGACGCCGAGACCCGCCGCGCCGCCCGCAGCCCCGAGGTCCGCGCGTTCTGCGACGAGGTGTGGCCGGCCTGGGACGCCGACGCGCTGGTGTTCGCGCTGTTCACCGAGCCCGGCCGGCTGGCCCGCGCGGCCCGCGGCCTCCTGGACGACGACGAGCAGGCCGCCCTGCACCGGCCGGCCCGGTCGGTGCGGGCCTTCCCCTGGACCGAGGCCGACGCCGTGCTCGTCGACGAGGCCGCCGGCCTGCTGGAGCGCACCCCCGGCTACGGCCACGTCGTCGTCGACGAGGCGCAGGACCTCTCGCCGATGCAGTGCCGCGCCATCGCCCGCCGCCTGGCCGCCGGCTCGCTCACCGTGCTCGGCGACCTGGCCCAGGCCACGAGCCCCTGGTCGTCGGGCACGTGGGCCCGCACGCTCGACGGGCTGGGCCGGCCCGACACCGTCGTCCGCCCGCTCACCCAGGGCTACCGGGTGCCGGGCGAGGTGCTCGACTTCGCCAACCGGCTGCTCCCGGCGATCGCCCCGGACCTGCCGCCCGCCACCGCGCTGCGCCACGAGCCCGGCTCGCTCACCGTCCGCCCGGTGGGCACGCTGGCAGGCCCGCTGCAGGAGGTGGTGGGTGAGCTGGTGGCCGGCGAGGGGTCGATCGGGGTGGTCGCCGCGGACGGCGAGGCCGACGAGGTGGTCCGGCTGCTCGGGGACGCCGGGCTGCCGGCCGCGCTGCTCCGGGACGACGGCGAGGCGGCAGCGCGCGTCGCCGTGGTACCCGCCACACTGGTCAAGGGTCTGGAGTTCGACGCCGTCGTCGTGGTGGACCCCGCGGCGATCGTGGCGGCCGAACCCCGGGGCCTGCACCGCCTCTACGTCGTGCTGACGCGGGCGGTGAGCACCCTGGTCGTGCTGCACCGGGACGATCTCCCGGCTGAACTGGCCGCCTGA
- a CDS encoding acVLRF1 family peptidyl-tRNA hydrolase, with translation MSRPRPAAGGGRTLGVAPERLGRWLDGVADRHGAFTEVALDDGAVRITCADTTTVVLRAPFSWTPAAALLSGFTADARQPRRAAVLLVRRGRWAVGVFTGTELVASKVDTRLVQGRTAAGGWSQQRFARRRANQTDAVVDAAADTAARVLLPHPVEALFTGGDRGLVDAVLADPRLAPLAALRKETALEVGEPTKAALLATPQQFRAVAVHIVEPGER, from the coding sequence GTGAGCCGACCCCGTCCCGCCGCCGGCGGAGGCCGCACGCTCGGCGTCGCACCGGAGCGGCTGGGGCGGTGGCTGGACGGCGTCGCCGACCGGCACGGTGCGTTCACCGAGGTCGCGCTGGACGACGGCGCCGTCCGGATCACCTGCGCCGACACGACCACCGTGGTGCTGCGGGCGCCGTTCTCCTGGACACCGGCGGCGGCGCTGCTGAGCGGGTTCACCGCGGACGCGCGGCAGCCCCGCCGGGCCGCGGTGCTGCTCGTCCGGCGCGGTCGCTGGGCGGTCGGCGTCTTCACCGGCACCGAGCTGGTCGCCTCGAAGGTGGACACCCGGCTGGTGCAGGGCCGGACGGCGGCCGGGGGCTGGTCGCAGCAGCGCTTCGCCCGCCGCCGCGCCAACCAGACCGACGCGGTGGTGGACGCCGCCGCCGACACCGCCGCCCGCGTGCTGCTGCCGCACCCGGTCGAGGCGCTGTTCACCGGCGGCGACCGGGGGCTGGTCGACGCCGTCCTGGCCGATCCGCGGCTGGCCCCGCTGGCGGCGCTGCGGAAGGAGACCGCGCTCGAGGTGGGCGAGCCGACCAAGGCGGCGCTGCTCGCGACCCCGCAGCAGTTCCGCGCCGTCGCCGTCCACATCGTCGAACCGGGGGAGCGGTGA
- a CDS encoding right-handed parallel beta-helix repeat-containing protein: MSASTRTRPSDVRVRGAVAVLGLLLVAGVVSAAPALAAGTVSDSFSRTVSGGWGTATSGTPWSVGTASRFAVSGGVGTVSLTTDGATQRATQPATGVNNDVVVTVSLSKTPTGTGAFISVSPRRTSTGQYAAKVRFLPTGAVSLTLSRLSTSWAETVIVKEATVSGVKGTAGSQVRVRVQTSGTAPTTLRAKVWQAGSSEPSGWAATATDSASGYQAAGGLALDSYLSRSSVALTVRFDDLAGTLADPVVVPPPPPPPPPPPPPPPPPPPVPPANPDGRPSVTAGAAPLGTTEYAAPADARYVSPTGDDTAAGTLDAPWRTLAKAIATAPSGATVVLRAGSYTENVTIPTGKQLTVQSYPDEEVWLDGSKVLTNWATDGAAWRSDGWTYSFDHSPTYTKGAPDGTGTWRWVNPAYPLAPYPEMVFVDGVAQRQVASRSAVVPGTFYVSDSTDKLYLGSDPTGHEVRASILTSGLTIRGSGSVIRGIGIERYATPVPEKGALRSLAPDVTIENVVVRDNATQGIYVGGVRLGERNTLRHVTVERSGLMGVESSYSDGLVVDGLEAVHNNTEHFNPAPVAGGIKICSARGVTVVNSLIADNEGPGLWFDESVYDGAAVANDILRNTGDGLTYEISAKGFLVDNLVAGNGTAGMRLNNASDLTVWNNTVLDNASRPIWLVQDSRRASNTSTAGHDPRQPLPDPTVTWLLGPVSMGDNLIGGATTATCLLCVQDTTLRRTPAQIGITADGDVYSRATATSPASTVTWPTGTSTTLTYASLDAFRAATGGEPNGGEFTGDPVVDADFRLATAVAAVETAIAQPLPDAIAARTGRTAGEEHLGVNFAP, from the coding sequence ATGTCCGCGTCCACCCGCACACGTCCCTCCGACGTCCGGGTGCGTGGTGCGGTCGCCGTCCTCGGTCTGCTGCTCGTCGCCGGCGTGGTGAGCGCGGCCCCCGCGCTGGCGGCCGGGACGGTCTCCGACAGCTTCAGCCGCACGGTCTCCGGCGGGTGGGGGACGGCGACCTCCGGCACGCCGTGGTCGGTGGGCACGGCCTCCCGGTTCGCCGTCTCCGGGGGCGTGGGCACGGTCTCGCTCACCACCGACGGCGCCACGCAGCGCGCGACCCAACCGGCGACGGGCGTGAACAACGACGTCGTGGTCACCGTGTCGCTGTCGAAGACGCCGACCGGCACCGGCGCCTTCATCTCCGTCAGCCCGCGCCGGACGAGCACCGGCCAGTACGCGGCCAAGGTGCGCTTCCTGCCCACCGGCGCCGTCTCGCTGACGCTGTCCCGGCTGAGCACGAGCTGGGCCGAGACGGTGATCGTCAAGGAGGCGACCGTCTCCGGCGTCAAGGGCACCGCCGGGTCGCAGGTCCGGGTGCGGGTGCAGACCTCGGGCACCGCGCCGACGACGCTGCGCGCGAAGGTCTGGCAGGCCGGGAGCAGCGAGCCGTCCGGCTGGGCGGCGACCGCGACCGACAGCGCGTCGGGCTACCAGGCGGCCGGCGGGCTGGCGCTCGACAGCTACCTGTCCCGCAGCTCGGTCGCGCTCACCGTCCGCTTCGACGACCTGGCCGGCACGCTCGCCGACCCCGTCGTCGTCCCACCGCCGCCCCCTCCCCCACCGCCGCCCCCTCCCCCGCCGCCGCCCCCGCCGCCGGTCCCCCCGGCGAACCCGGACGGGCGGCCCAGCGTCACCGCCGGTGCCGCTCCGCTCGGCACCACCGAGTACGCGGCCCCGGCCGACGCGCGCTACGTCTCCCCCACCGGCGACGACACCGCGGCCGGCACGCTCGACGCGCCGTGGCGCACGCTGGCGAAGGCGATCGCGACCGCGCCGTCCGGGGCGACGGTCGTGCTGCGGGCGGGCAGCTACACCGAGAACGTCACGATCCCGACCGGCAAGCAGCTGACCGTGCAGTCCTATCCGGACGAGGAGGTCTGGCTCGACGGCAGCAAGGTCCTGACGAACTGGGCGACGGACGGCGCCGCGTGGCGCTCGGACGGCTGGACGTACTCGTTCGACCACAGCCCGACCTACACGAAGGGCGCCCCGGACGGCACGGGGACGTGGCGGTGGGTGAACCCCGCCTACCCGCTGGCGCCGTACCCGGAGATGGTGTTCGTCGACGGCGTGGCCCAGCGGCAGGTGGCCTCGCGCTCCGCCGTCGTCCCGGGGACGTTCTACGTCAGCGACTCCACCGACAAGCTCTACCTGGGCAGCGACCCGACCGGGCACGAGGTGCGGGCCAGCATCCTGACCAGCGGGCTCACCATCCGTGGCTCCGGCAGCGTGATCCGGGGGATCGGCATCGAGCGCTACGCGACGCCGGTGCCGGAGAAGGGGGCGCTGCGCTCCCTCGCGCCCGACGTGACGATCGAGAACGTCGTCGTCCGCGACAACGCCACCCAGGGCATCTACGTCGGCGGCGTGCGCCTCGGCGAGCGCAACACCCTGCGGCACGTCACCGTCGAGCGCAGCGGCCTGATGGGCGTGGAGTCCTCCTACTCGGACGGGCTCGTGGTCGACGGGCTGGAGGCGGTGCACAACAACACGGAGCACTTCAACCCGGCGCCCGTGGCCGGCGGGATCAAGATCTGCAGCGCCCGTGGCGTCACGGTGGTCAACAGCCTGATCGCCGACAACGAGGGCCCGGGGCTGTGGTTCGACGAGTCGGTCTACGACGGCGCCGCCGTCGCCAACGACATCCTCCGCAACACCGGCGACGGGCTGACCTACGAGATCTCCGCGAAGGGCTTCCTGGTCGACAACCTGGTGGCCGGCAACGGCACGGCCGGCATGCGGCTGAACAACGCCTCGGACCTGACCGTCTGGAACAACACGGTGCTGGACAACGCGAGCCGACCGATCTGGCTGGTGCAGGACTCGCGGCGGGCCAGCAACACCTCGACCGCCGGCCACGACCCGCGCCAGCCGCTGCCCGACCCGACGGTCACCTGGCTGCTCGGGCCGGTGTCGATGGGCGACAACCTGATCGGCGGCGCGACGACGGCGACGTGCCTCCTCTGCGTGCAGGACACCACCCTGCGGCGGACCCCGGCCCAGATCGGGATCACCGCCGACGGCGACGTCTACTCCCGCGCCACGGCGACCAGCCCGGCGAGCACCGTCACCTGGCCGACCGGGACCAGCACCACGCTGACCTACGCCTCGCTGGACGCGTTCCGCGCCGCCACCGGGGGAGAGCCGAACGGCGGCGAGTTCACCGGGGACCCGGTCGTCGACGCCGACTTCCGGCTGGCGACGGCGGTCGCGGCGGTGGAGACGGCGATCGCCCAGCCGCTGCCCGACGCGATCGCCGCCCGCACCGGCCGGACGGCGGGGGAGGAGCACCTGGGCGTGAACTTCGCGCCCTGA
- a CDS encoding rhodanese-like domain-containing protein has translation MTLSLDRPTGARSIDELLAEARSRLVRLSPAQAAARVARGALLVDIRPAAQRALEGEVPGSLIVERNVLEWRFDPASAARLPQATGYDVEVIVLCSEGYTSSLAADALRSLGLTQATDVVGGFVAWQAAGLPTR, from the coding sequence GTGACCCTCTCGCTGGACCGCCCGACCGGTGCCCGCTCGATCGACGAGCTGCTCGCCGAGGCGCGCAGCCGCCTGGTGCGCCTCTCCCCCGCGCAGGCCGCGGCCCGGGTGGCCCGCGGTGCGCTGCTGGTCGACATCCGCCCGGCCGCGCAGCGGGCCCTCGAGGGCGAGGTGCCCGGGTCGCTGATCGTCGAGCGCAACGTCCTCGAGTGGCGCTTCGACCCGGCGTCGGCCGCCCGGCTGCCCCAGGCCACCGGGTACGACGTCGAGGTCATCGTCCTGTGCTCCGAGGGCTACACGTCGAGCCTCGCGGCCGATGCGCTGCGTTCCCTCGGGCTCACGCAGGCGACCGACGTGGTCGGCGGGTTCGTCGCCTGGCAGGCCGCGGGGCTGCCGACCCGCTGA
- a CDS encoding cysteine dioxygenase, giving the protein MSLAELSPAVLSDPRLAPLVAAAATRPTGSAALAVALAVRTDLWEPRIGFREESRWTALLEPGDVRPYLDPSLHAELADAQIWLLTWLPGQGTPLHDHGSSAGAFAVARGTLTERVIAAGGPGRPRETEHDLETGRVRFFGPHYVHQVTNRHAEPAVSVHVYAPRLTVMHTYRVDDDGLIRTGRERAGVDW; this is encoded by the coding sequence ATGTCTCTCGCCGAGCTGTCCCCTGCCGTCCTGTCCGATCCCCGTCTCGCGCCGCTGGTGGCCGCGGCCGCCACCCGCCCGACCGGCTCCGCCGCGCTCGCCGTCGCCCTCGCCGTCCGCACCGATCTCTGGGAGCCGCGCATCGGCTTCCGCGAGGAGTCGCGGTGGACGGCGCTGCTCGAGCCGGGCGACGTCCGGCCCTACCTCGACCCGTCCCTGCACGCCGAGCTCGCCGACGCGCAGATCTGGCTGCTGACCTGGCTGCCCGGCCAGGGGACGCCGCTGCACGACCACGGCTCGTCCGCCGGCGCGTTCGCCGTCGCCCGCGGCACGCTCACCGAGCGCGTCATCGCCGCCGGGGGCCCCGGCCGCCCGCGCGAGACCGAGCACGACCTGGAGACCGGGCGGGTGCGGTTCTTCGGCCCGCACTACGTGCACCAGGTGACCAACCGGCACGCCGAGCCGGCGGTCAGCGTGCACGTCTACGCGCCCCGGCTGACCGTCATGCACACCTACCGGGTGGACGACGACGGCCTGATCCGCACCGGCCGCGAGCGGGCGGGGGTGGACTGGTGA
- a CDS encoding MFS transporter, producing MTETSPLVANPYLKVLRTPHALPMVLAAFIGRLPLSMVGLGSVLLVADETGSYGFGGAVAAAGAITTALAGPVIGRLADTFGQRRVLLPVVAVFVASGALFLAAVKGDWPRWIVFFAAGVAGACIPPVSSMIRVRWTHLLRGSHRLPTALAMESVVDEFVFIVGPVLVTFLSTTGHATSGVVTAFALATIGALLFAAQRRTEPPAGGHESRSGPSAIRTPGLRVLFVVGAAVGAILGTLEIALVAFADEVGAMSLSGVLIAGLAVGSMASGIGWGTVHWRQPLRHRLLGVLTLLTLLTVPLTLIGDIWLMIPFVVITGVAVSPSLISSFTLAELLVPRAAVTEAFTWIGTALGLGVALGASVAGKIVDVAGANAAFLVATVSAGVAAICVGAFQKLLHVPAEHAAQPALAA from the coding sequence GTGACGGAGACTTCCCCGCTCGTGGCCAACCCCTATCTGAAGGTCCTGCGCACGCCGCATGCGCTGCCCATGGTGCTGGCCGCGTTCATCGGCCGGCTGCCGCTGTCGATGGTCGGGCTCGGGTCGGTGCTGCTGGTGGCCGACGAGACCGGCTCCTACGGCTTCGGGGGAGCGGTCGCCGCGGCCGGCGCCATCACCACCGCGCTGGCCGGGCCGGTCATCGGCCGGCTGGCCGACACCTTCGGGCAGCGGCGGGTGCTGCTGCCGGTGGTCGCCGTCTTCGTCGCCTCCGGCGCGCTGTTCCTCGCCGCGGTGAAGGGCGACTGGCCGCGCTGGATCGTCTTCTTCGCCGCCGGCGTCGCCGGGGCGTGCATCCCTCCGGTCTCCTCGATGATCCGCGTCCGCTGGACCCACCTGCTGCGCGGCAGCCACCGGCTGCCGACCGCGCTGGCCATGGAGTCGGTGGTCGACGAGTTCGTCTTCATCGTCGGCCCGGTCCTGGTCACCTTCCTGTCCACCACCGGGCACGCGACCTCCGGCGTGGTCACCGCGTTCGCCCTGGCCACCATCGGCGCGCTGCTGTTCGCCGCCCAGCGCCGGACCGAACCCCCGGCGGGCGGCCACGAGAGCCGGTCCGGCCCCTCGGCCATCCGGACCCCGGGCCTGCGGGTGCTCTTCGTCGTCGGCGCCGCGGTGGGCGCGATCCTCGGCACGCTGGAGATCGCCCTGGTCGCCTTCGCCGACGAGGTCGGCGCGATGTCGCTGTCGGGCGTGCTCATCGCCGGCCTCGCGGTCGGCTCGATGGCCAGCGGCATCGGCTGGGGGACCGTGCACTGGCGGCAGCCGCTGCGCCACCGCCTGCTCGGCGTCCTGACCCTGCTCACCCTGCTGACCGTGCCGCTGACCCTCATCGGCGACATCTGGCTGATGATCCCGTTCGTCGTGATCACCGGTGTGGCGGTCTCGCCGTCGCTGATCAGCTCGTTCACGTTGGCCGAGCTGCTGGTGCCGCGGGCGGCGGTGACCGAGGCGTTCACCTGGATCGGGACGGCGCTCGGCCTCGGCGTGGCGCTGGGCGCCTCGGTGGCCGGCAAGATCGTCGACGTGGCCGGCGCGAACGCCGCCTTCCTCGTCGCGACCGTCTCGGCCGGGGTCGCGGCGATCTGCGTCGGGGCGTTCCAGAAGCTGCTGCACGTGCCCGCCGAGCACGCGGCCCAGCCGGCCCTCGCCGCCTGA